In Pristiophorus japonicus isolate sPriJap1 chromosome 2, sPriJap1.hap1, whole genome shotgun sequence, one genomic interval encodes:
- the LOC139237939 gene encoding uncharacterized protein, translated as MIFTLLQLQEKCRVQHQPLYMTSFDLTKAFDTVNREGLWSSILRFGCPQKFITILRLLHDDMQAVVLTNGFITDPIHVRTGVKQGYVIAPTFFSIFLAAMLHLTLNKLPAGVELNYRTSGNLFNLRRLQARSKTIPSSVVELQYADDACICAHSEAELQVIACRQKRSGSGNTLKQPGESFSRKSFHSQVKEAQVKPAEGKCHNLEPGKFVYIKIFKRKSSLQPRFEGPYQVLLATNTAIKVKERPTWIHAPHYKRAPDQGEGKKEPEEQKKED; from the exons atgatttttacattgctccagctgcaagaaaaatgcagggtacagcaccaacccttgtacatgacctcatttgaccttacaaaggcctttgacactgtcaaccgtgagggactatggagcagcatcctccgtttcggctgcccccaaaaattcatcaccatccttcgcctgctccacgacgacatgcaagccgtggtcctgaccaatggattcatcacagacccaatccacgtccggactggggtcaagcagggctatgtcattgcgccaaccttcttctcgatcttcctcgctgcaatgctccacctcacactcaacaagcttcccgctggagtagaactaaactacagaaccagtgggaacctgttcaaccttcgtcgtcttcaggccagatccaagaccatcccatcctctgtcgtcgaactacagtacgcggatgacgcttgcatctgcgcacattcagaggctgaactccaagtcatag cttgcaggcagaagagatctggttctggaaataccttgaaacagcccggggaaagTTTCAGTAGGAAAAG ctttcattcacaggtaaaggaagctcaagtcaagccagcggaagggaagtgtcataacctggagcctgggaaattcgtttacatcaaaatctttaaaagaaaaagcagtctacagccaagatttgaaggaccataccaggtcttgctggcgactaatactgcaatcaaggtaaaggaaagaccaacatggatccatgcgccccattacaaaagggcacccgaccagggggaagggaagaaggaaccagaggaacagaaaaaggaagactga